The segment GGCTGGACGAGGCGATCGCTCGCCGCGCGCAGGAGGTGCCCGAGCATCGACTTCTGTACCCCTCGCTCGGCGCGCAGTACCTCGAGCGCCGCGCGGCGGTCCTCGGCGTCTCGGGCGCGCGGCCGCTCGCCGAGGGCACCGTGCGCACAGATGAGGACGGCCACGTGTGGGCGACGCCGACGATCGTGACCGTGCCGTTCGAGACCGCTCGCACTCAGGCGTCCACGATCGCCGAGGAGGTCTTCGGCCCCTCGTCCATCGTCGTGGAGTGCGACGATGTCGAGCGCGCGCTCGTCTCGTTGCCTGAATGGGTGCCCGGCTCACTGACGGCGACGGTCCACCTCGGCGGCGCGGAGCGCGACGCTCTGCAGTCCGATTGCCGCGACGGCATCGCCGGAGCGGTGCGTGCGCTGCGGCACATCGCCGGCCGCGTCATCGTCGACGAGTGGCCGGGCGCCGTCTACACGACACCCGCGCAGCACCACGGCGGGCCGTTCCCCGCGACGACCCTCGACACGGCGGCGGCGACCTCTGTGGGGCAGCTCGGCCTCGGGCGCTTCCAGCGCGCCGTCGCGTGGCAGAACGCACCGGAGGCGTTCTTCTGACACGGCTGATCGTCAGAGCAGAGCGGCGAGCTCGGCCGGCATGAGGCCCTCGAGGGTCGGCCGAAGGGTTCGGCCGACCGGACGGGGGCTTTCGGCCATGTCGTGGACGCTGGGCACCACGAGCGTGCGCAGACCGGCCGCTTCGGCGCTGCGCGCGCCGGTCTCGGTGTCCTCGATCGCCACGCATCCACGGGCGGGCACACCGAGCGCGGCGAGCGCGCGCTCGTAGGGCTCGGGGTCGGGCTTGGACTTCTCCACGTCGTCGCCGGCCACGATGACATCGAAGACGCCGAGCCCGGTCGCCGCCGCGAGCGCCTCCGCGACGGGACGGTAGGCCATAGTGACGAGCGCCGTCGGGATCCCCGCATTCACGAGCGCCGTCAGGAGCACCAGGGCACCGGGTCGCCAGGCGATGCCCTCGGCCATGCCCTCCGCGACATGGGCGGTGATCTCGGACGCGATCTGCGCCGTGGATCCCCGCGCTCCGCGACGGACGAACTCTCCCGCGTAGACGGGGGTAGGCTGACCGATCGCGCGTTCGGAGTCCTCGCGCGTCCATACGATGGCGTGCCGCCGAGCGATCTCCTCCTTCGCTCGCACCCACAACGGCTCCGTGTCGGCGATCGTGCCGTCCAGGTCGAACAGCACGGCGCGCAGCCGCGTCGTCACGCGCGGTCCTCTGACGGCGTGTCGGCACCGATGCCGAGCACCTCGAGCAGGTAGTCGAAGTGATCGGCCATGCCGAGCGAGGGATCCAGCATCCACTGCAGCTGCATACCGTCGGCCACCGCGATGAGGATGGGGGCGAGCTTGGCCGGGTCCAGGTCGAGCCCGCGGACGGCGATCCTCTCACGGAGGTCCTCCTCCAGGCGCTCGCGGATGCCGCCGTAACGTTCGACGAAGTAGTCGTGACTGGCGTGCGCGGGGTCCGACGCCTGCGCCGCGAGCACGGCGTGCAACTGGACGAGGCCTGGCACATCGGCGTTGCCGCGCAGCGATCTGCTCATCCTGGGCAGGACGGATGCACCGTTCGCGGTCGACCGCGCAAGCTCCTCCTTCTTGCGCACGACCTCGGTGAGCATCGCCTCGCGGGTGCCGAAGTAGTGCAGAAGACCGGCCGCCGTCATCCCGGTCACCTCAGCCACCTCACGGAGCGACGTGCCCTGGTATCCGGATCGGGCGAAGACCGTCAGCGCAGCCTCGAGGATCTCCTCGCGACGGGCGACGCCTTTGGCGTACTGCCCCCTCGCGCTCATTCCTCCACCGTACCCCGGCGCCGCCGCGCGGGCCGTCACTCCACCACGCGTGCGGCGGCGTCGATCGCCGCTTCACTGCGACGGGACAGCAACAGCACGACCACCGAAATCAGGGCGAGTCCCGCCATGGTCGCGCACATCGGGATCAGCGAGCCCGTGCCCCACACTCCGACGAACGGCGCGACGGCGGAGCCAGCGCAGAACTGCACGAAGCCGATCGTCGCAGCCGCCGATCCGGTCGCCGTTCGCACCCGGTTGAGCGCAAGGCCGATGAGGTTCGGACCGTTCAGCGCCAGCGGCGCCATCGACGACGTGATCGCGACAGCGATCAGCGTCGCCGGAGCGTCAAGAAGCCACAGCGTGGCCGTGACGGTCGTGCCGGCGACCGACAGGCCGAGGCCCAGCAGCACGAGGCGCTTGGCGCCGAGGCGGCGCATCCACCGGTTGGCGACGAAGTTGACACTCACCGCGACGGCCGCGTTGATCGAGAACAGCAATCCGAACTGAGCTCCGTCGAAGCCCAGCAGATCCTGGTAGACGAACGGCGATGCGGACACGTACGCCATCAGGGTCGCGTACGAACCCGCCTGCACGAGGACGTAGACCACGAAGATCCTGTTCTTCAGGTGGCGCACGACGGTCGGCAGACCGAGCCATCCGGTGCTGCGCTCGCGATGATGCGGCAGATGCGTCTCCGGCACCACCAGGATCACGATGACGAGCAGGACGATGCCGAGAGCGGCGAGGAACCACAGCGGCCCGCGCCACCCGAACCACTGCACGAGCTGACCGCCGATCATCGGCGAGAAGATGTTCATGGCACCGACGCCGACGGCGAGTGAGGCGAGGGTGCGCGCCGTATGGTCCCCCACCGTGCGATCCCGGATGATCGCGCGGCTGATCACGGTGCCCGAGGACCCAGCCACGCCCTGGATGAACCGGGCGACGATGAGTGTCGTGACATCCGGCGCGAGGGCGGCGACGACCGCAGCGCCGGCGCACACGGCGGCGCCCGCGATGAGCGGACCCCGGCGTCCGAGCCGGTCGCTGAGCGGCCCGAACACCAACTGGCCGACCGCGATCCCCACGAGGAACGCGCTGAGCGTCAGCTGCAGGGCGCTCGCCTGCACACCGAACGCGTCGGCAGCGAGCGGGAACGCCGGCAGGAACGAGTCGACGCTGTAGGCCGTCATCGACATGATGGCCGTCAGCGACGCCATCAGGCCGAAACTGACCGCGATCGAGGTCTCGGGGGCGATGCGCCGCCGCGATCTCACCCGATCCGACACGCGCGCCGCCTCCTCGAAAACTGAATTGTGTTCAGCTTATCTTGAATGTCGTTCAGTTTTCCAGCTCACAGCAGCCGCGCGGCGAGGTCGGCCTCGAACTCCCGGTCGAACGGATACAGCGGACGTTCGACCCGCGTGAAGGCGAGTCGATCCATGTCGAGGTCGGTGCCACCCGGCGTCACCGCGATGAAGGACGATCCTGCGCCCGCGACCTGACTGGGGAACTGGTATCCGTTCTTGACCAGGACGATGTCGTAGCCGTCCCACGGCACATGCGCGACCCCCGTCAGGATCCCGGGCGGCAGGGCGGGGTCATCCGGAGCCACGAACGGATCGCGCGCCCACTGCACGGTCACCGACACGGTGCCGTGGCGCAGCAGCGCGCCGTTGATGCGGGCGCCGTCCGGTGCAGGCACCAGACGCTCCACCTCCCAGGTCGTCAGCACCGGCCCGCCGAACCGATCGTCGAGACCGGCGCCCACCGCCAGCTGCAGGCGTGCCCCCACGCCGGCTCCCACCGCTGCCGTCAGCGCGGCCGGATCGACGAGACCCGCCACGAGCACGCGCCTGTCGGCGAGCCCCGCACGAGCGCGCACGGCGTGCAGCGCGTACGTGATGTCACCCGATGCGCCCGCGGTGACGTTGTCGCCCGCGTCACTGATGACGACGGGCGTCGCCGCACCGCCCTCGACGAACGCGAACGCCTCGTCGAGCGTGCCGTAGTGCGGGGCGGTGATCTCGAAGGACTCCCTCGCCTCCCAGTAGCTCCGGGCGAGCTCTTCGGCGCAGGCGAGTGCAGCCGCCTCATCGTCGCCTGTCACGAGCGTCGAGGCCGTGTTGCGCTCCTCATCGGCCCACGCGAAGCCGATCCAGATCCCGCCGTCGCGCAGTCCCCGCTCCGCGATCGCACCGTCGATCCGGCCGAAGACCATCCGACCCGGGTCGACGACCGTCGACGTACGCTCTCCCGGCAGCAGCACCGGGACGCGCACCCACGCCTTGGCGGGTTTGACGCCACGCCGCACCACATCGACGAGGTTGCGCACGGCGCGCCGGCGGGTCTTCTCGTGGTCGATGTGCGGGGCATGCCGATGGCAGGTGGCGAGATCGAGCACGGATGCCAGCTCCGCCGACATGTTGCCGTGTGGGTCCATCGAAGCCGAGAGCACGGCATCGACCCCGACGACCTCGCGGATCCGGCCGACCAGGCGCTCCTCGACGCGTTCGCGGCCGACGACGCTCAGCGCACCGTGCAACGGCAGCCAGACGCCGTCGAGCGGCAGCGCCGCCCGCAACCTCTCGAGCAGCTCGGACTCGAAGGCGTCGTAGACGTCGGCGTCGATCGGCCCGCTCGCACCGGACATCGCGTGGAGTGCACCCACCCATTCGACTCCGTCCGACGCCTGGCCCAGCCACGCGGCGAGCGGGTGCGCCGCGACGAGGTCGGCACCCCGGCGCGCGATGAAGTCCTCTGCCCGCGTCACATGCCGCGAGAACGTGCTCGCCTCGATGTAGATGCCGGCGATCGCGAGCTTCATGCGCCCTGCGTGCCGAACTCGCGGGCCTTCACCTCGAGCACGGTCGGGGTGAGGTCCGCCTCGAAGTCGCGGTCGAGGGGGAAGATCGGGCGCCACACGCGCTCGAAGGTGAGGCGGTCGAAGTCGAGGTCGGTGCCGCCGGGCGTGAACGCCATGAACTCGCTGCCCGAGGTCTCCCGCTGATTGGGGAACAGGTAGCCGTTCTTGACCACCACGACGTCGTAGGGCGAGACATCCGTGTAGGCCAGGCCGATCATCGCGAAGGCGGGCGTCGCGGGATCGGCCGCGCCGACGAAGCGCTGGCGGTACCGCTGCAGGCTGACCGAGACGGTGCCGGATGACACGACCGCCCCGACGATCCCCTCGCCGTAGATGCCGTCGATGAGCTTCTCGACTGTCCAGATGCCGGGCACGGCGGGCGCATAGCGCTCGTCGACGACGGCGCCGATGGCACGGGTGATTGTCGCGCCGACCCCGGCCTCGATCGCGGCGTCGAGGCTCGGCTCGTCGACGAGTCCGGCGAAGAGGAACCTCGCACCGGAGGCGATGACATCGGTCCGCTGCAGCGTGCGGGTGAGCGCCACCGTGATGTCGCCGGAGCCGCCGGCGGTGACGTTGTCGCCCGCGTCGCTGAGATACACCGGGCGCTGCGCTCCCGACAGCACGAAGTCCAGCGCCTCGTCCCACGTTCCGTAGTGGGGGCTCGTGATGCCGAAGTCGGCGCGTGCATCCCAGTAGCCGCGCGCGATGTGCTCGGCGGCCGCGACGATCGCGGCCTCGTCGTCGCCGGTGGCGAAGACGGCGGCGGCATTGCGGTCCTCGTCGGCCCACGGGAAGCCGCACCAGAGGTTGACGTCCAGGATGCCGAACCGCTCGATCGCGGGGATCAACGCGCCGAACACCGAGGTCGCCGGCTCGAACAGCGTCGAGGTGCGCTCGCCCGGGAGGAGCACCGGAACGCGCACCCACGCCTTCTTCGGCTTGACGCCGCGATGGATCGTCTCGATCAGCTGGGTGACGGCGCGGTCGCGCGTCTGCAGCCGGTCGATATGCGGCGCGTGCCGATAGCACGCGGCGAGGTCGACGTACTCGGCGAGTTCCTCGGAGAAGTTTCCGTGCGGGTCCATCGACACCGAAATGACGGTGTCGTCGCCGACGATCTCGCGCACGCGACCGACGAATCGCTCTTCGAGCCGGGTGCGCCCGAGCACGTTGAGGGCACCGTGGATGTCGAGGTAGACGCCGTCGTACGGCAGGTTCGCCTTCAGTCCCTCGAGGATCTCGGCCTCCGCACGGTCGTAGAACTCGGGATCCACAGGTCCGCCCGCGCCGGTGGCCGCGCGCATGATGGGGACCCACTCGACGTCGGCGACGAGGTCGCCCAGCCGGTCGTCCCATTCGTAGTGGTCAAGCAGCTCCTGGCCGCGGGTGACGTCGAAGATCGGCTCTCGCATGATGTCGTGCGAGAAGGTGCTGCATTCTCCGGAGACGCCGGCGATCGCGATGCGCATGGGGTGGTCCTTTTCGTGGTCAGCGGGCAGGCAGGATGACCGGCTCGAGGTCGGCCTCGAAGTCGGTGTCGAGCGGGAAGATCGGGCGCCAGACACGCTCGAAGACGAGACGGTCGACGTCGAGGTCGGTGCCGCCGGGTGTGAGGGCCATGAACCAGCTCTGCGCCTCGTCGGTCTGCCCCGGGAAGAGGTAGCCGACCTTCACCACGACCACGTCGTAGCCGTCGGAGGGGATGTAGGCGTGATTGGCGAGCTTGTTGCGGGACGTGACCTTCGCGAACACAGCCGGATCCATGAAGTACGAGCGGCCACGCTGCACCATGGCGTGGATATCGCCCGACGCGAGCACGGCCGCCACGGTTCCCTCGCCCTCGACCAAGCCCGGCACGAGCCGCTCGACCACCCAGTCGCGGTCGACGGGGCCGGCGAAGCGGTCGTCCACCACGGCGCCGATCCCGCGCCGCAGGGTCCCGCCAACACCGACCTCGACCGCCGCGTCGACGGATGCCGGATCCACGATGCCCGCGAAGAGGAACCGCAGGCCCGAGTCGACGACATCCTGACGTGCGAGGGTCTCGGTGAGCGCGTAGGTGATATCCGCTGCCGAGCCCGCGGTGATGTTGTCACCCGAGTCGCTGATGAACAGCGGCGAGGGCGGGCCGGCCAGGGCGAAGTCGAGCGCCTCATCCCACGTACCGGAGCTCTCGGCAACGATCGTGAAGTCGTTCCGGGCGTCCCAGTACGCCTGCGCGACCTCGCGTGCGCAGGCGCGTGCGGATTCTTCGTCGTACGCCGTCACCATCACGGCCGCCGCGTTGCGGTCTTCGTCGGCCCAGGCGAACCCGACCCACAGGCTCGCGTCCACGACACCGTGGCGCTCGATGGCGGGGACCAGTCCTCCGAAGACCGTCTTTCCCGGCTCGACGACGGTCGACGTCCGTTCGCCCGGCAGCAGGACGGGGACCCGCACCCACGCCTTGAGCGGCCTGCGGCCATCGCGCAGGACCTCGACGAGCTTGCGCACGGCGCGCTCGCGGATCGCGCCGGAATCGATGTGGGGCGCGTGACGGAAGCACACCGCGAGGTCGACGAGCTCAGCCAGCTCGCGGGAGAAGTTGCCGTGCGTGTCCATCGACATCGAGATGACGGTGTCGTCGCCGACGACCTCGCGGATGCGACGCAGAAGCGCTTCTTCCGCGCCGTCGCGGCCGTCGACGTGCGCGGCGCCGTGCAGGTCGACATAGAGACCGTCGATGGCACCCAGGTCGCGGATCCGATCCACGATCTCGTCCGCGTAGCGGTCGTAGGCGTCCGGATCGATGGGTCCGCCCGCGCCGCCGTGCGCGCGGACGGTCGGCAGCCACTCGATGTCTTCCACACCGGGGAACCATCCGGCCAGGTCGTACAGCGCGAGCTGCTCGTCGCCGCGCTGCACCGAGAAGTGCTCCTTTCGCATGCGGAAGGTGGAGAAGGTGCTGGATTCGGCGCCGAATCCGGTGATGCCGATGCGCATGATGGTTCCTTCCTTCCTCACCGGCCGGCGAGGACGATCCCGTTCTGTCGTCGGATGCCGTCGAGAAGCTCCATCAGGGCGATCGAGTCCTCGGAGGTGAGAAGCGGACTGCGGCGCTCCCCCGTGCGGACGAGCCGTTCGAGCTCGGCGGCTTGGTACTGCATGCCCCGCGGGGCGACCTCGTTCGTCCAGCGCTCGATCACCGTGCCGTCGTTAGCGATCACGACGAACGACGTCGGAGCGTAGAAGGTGGTGTCGATCTCGATGCGCCCCTCGGTGCCCAGCACGGCGGCACGATTCGGGCCCTTGACGTCGATCGCGGTCTGGCAGATCGCCTGCGCGCCGGATGGGTAGGTGAGGATGGCGGACGTCTGCAGGTCAACGCCGGTCGGCCCCAGCGTGGCGCGGGAGGTCACGTCGGCGGGGAACCCGAGCAGATCGATCGCGAACGAGATCGGATAGATCCCGATGTCCAGCAGCGATCCGCCGGCGAGATCCGCGCGATTGAGCCGGAAGTCCGCATCCTGCGGCAGCCGCTGTCCGCTCTCGGCGATGATCGTGCGGATCTCGCCGATCGTCCCCTCCCGCACGATCTCCCGCACCCGGGCCATGTGCGGGAGGAAGCGCGTCCACAGCGCCTCCAGCAGGACGACATCCGCCGCATCCGCCGCGTCGACGAGCTCGCGCGCCTGCGCGGCGTCCACCGTGAACGGCTTCTCCATCAGTACGTGCTTGCCGGCCGCGATCGCGAGCAGGCCGTTCTCGAGGTGGACATGAGCGGGCGTCGCGACATACACGACGTCGACATCGGGATCCTCGACGAGCGCCTCGTAGCTCGCGTGCGCGCGGATGCCGTGGCGTGCGGCGAACGCCTCCGCCGATCCGGCCGAGCGCGATCCGACCGCCGTCACGGTGTGGCCGTTGGCGAGAAGATCTGCGACCTGCTTGCCCGCGATCCCGCCCGTGCCGAGGACGCCCCAGCGCAATGCGGCGCTCATCGGGCGCGCTCCGCGAGCGTGTCGTACACCGCGTCCAGGTCGGGGTCGACGATCCTCCGCGCAGGGTCGGCGTCATGCCACGCGATGATCTCGCGTGCGCCGGCGTCGAAGGTGGTCTCCGCCGTGAAGCCGGGCACGAGGGCGCGGATGAGGGAGTTGTCGAAGATGTGGCTGTACGTGCGATCGCCGAGGTGCAGACCCTCCTGCGCCGGGATGGCCCGGACGAGCTCGTCCGACGTCACGTGGAGGATCTGCGGCTTCTCGACCCCCGCCGCGCGCGCCATGATGCGGGTGATCTGATCCCACGTGAGCACCTCGTCCGAGGTGATGTGGAAGGCAGCGCCGACCGCCCTCGTGTCGCCGAGGAGCGACACGAAGGGACGGGCGAAATCCCGGGAGTGCGTGAGTGTCCACAATGACGTGCCGTCACCGTGGACCACGACGGGCGCACCACGGCGCATCCGATCGATGGTCGTCCAGCCTCCGGCTACCGGGATGCGCGTCTGGTCGTAGGTGTGCGACGGCCGGACGATCGTCACGGGGAACCCGTGATCGCGCTGCGCCTGCTGCAGGAGCAGCTCGCTCGCGATCTTGTCGCGAGAGTACTGCCAGAACGGATTGCGCAGGGGCGTCGCCTCTGTGATGGGCAGGCGTGCGGGCGGCTTCTCATAGACGGACGCCGAGCTGATGTAGACGTACTGGCCGACGCGGTTCGAGAACACCTCGATGTCGCGCCGCGCGTGCTCGGGCACATACGAAATGAAATTCACGACCACGTCGAAGCGCTCGCCGCCGATCGCGTCGCGCAACGACGCGGCATCCGACACGGACGCCGTGATGCGGCGGACCGACTCCGGCGCCGTGCGCGGTCCCGTCGTTCCACGGGTGAGAATCGTCAGGTCGATCCCGCGGGCGGCGGCCTCGGCGCTCGCGCCCGCGGAGATCGTGCCGGTTCCTCCGATGAACAGCACCTTCAGGGACATGGCCGAGCTCCTTCGACGAGTCAGGTGGCGATCGGCGCGCCGCGGCGCCAGACCACGATGGCAAGGATGGTGGCGACGAGGAACATGGTGCCGGAGAGGTACCAGATGGGCGTCGAGCCCCAGAGGGCGAAGATGCCGCCGCCGATGATGGGCAGGACCGCGCAGCCGAGGTACGACCCGGTCTGCACGAGGCCCGTCGCGGCGGGCGTCGCCCGACCCGCGGTGCTTCCCACGACGTAGTGGGTCAGTCCGGTCCAGCCCCACCCGATGCCGAGGACGAGGACGAGCCCCACCCCGAACGCCCATTCGCGGGTGAACGCCATCAGGACGGACCCCACGAAGCCGCCCGCGAGCATGAGCGTGATGGTGCGCATCGTCTTGCCGCCGCCTCGCTCGAGCGCGCCCACCGCGATGCGCATGAACGCGCCCGTGAGACCCGCCGCGGCGAACAGCACGCCGGCCGCCGCCGGATGCATGCCGTGCTCGATCGCTGAGACGACGCCGAAGGTCGACGCGCAGGCGGCCGAGCCGGCGCCGAGCGTCGTCACGGATGCGAGCGTCAGGAAGTAGACGCGCTGCTCGCGAGTCAGAGGCACGCTCGTGTTGGTGCGGACCGTTCCCTTGGGCAGGCGCCGGGGGCCGACGAGGAAGAAGATGGTGAGCACCACGACTGCGGCGGCAGCGGCGAGACCGTAGGCCCAGCGCCAGCCGAGCGTCAGCGAGATCGCGGGGATCGCCAGGCCCGCGAGGAACGATGCGATGGGGACCGAGGACTGCTTGATGCCGTACGCGAGCGCACGCCGCTCGGGCGCCACCCGCAGGTTGATGAGGTGGTTGGTCGACGGGTGGCAGAGCCCGGTCGAGACTCCCCCGACCGCAGCCCAGAAGAGCAGCCACTGCCAGCTCGGGCTGACGAGGGCCGAGCCGGCGAGAGCCGCGATCGCGACGATGATCGTGAGGATGATCACCCTGCGTGCCCCCGCCCGCGAGGTGAGCCGCCCGGAGGGCGCGGAGCTGAGCGCGGCAGCCACCCAGTACGTGGCCACGATGACGCCGAGCGACCAGGACGGGATGCCGATGTCCTCGTTGATCTGAGTGAAGAGCGCGCCGATCAGGAAGGCGGGGATGCTGGAGACGACCGTCGCCCCGACCGAGATGAGGAGCGTGGACTTTCCGCTGTCACGCGCGATCACGAACATCGGTTATCGGGCCGCCCCTTCGACGAGGATCGGCTCGAGGTCGGCGGCGAACTCCGCATCGAGCGGGAAGACGGGACGCCACACGTTCTGGAATCGGAGGCGGCTCATGTCCAGATCGGTTCCGCCCGGCGTGATCGCCATGAACGAGCTGCCGGCCGCGGCGAGCTGACTCGGGAACTGGTACCCGTTCTTGACGACCACCATGTCGTAGCCCGACGTGTCGAGGTGGATGCAGCCCTCCCACCGCAGTGCCGGGCTCGAGGGATCGCCGGGCGCGATGAACGGCGCCGCGGTGCGCTGGATCACGACCGAGACGAGCCCGTCGCGGACGAGCACACCGGCGGTGCCCTCACCGTACTGACCTTCGATGAAGCCCTCCACCGTCCAGCGACCGGGCACCGCAGGCGCGTAGCGGAAGTCCAGGCACGCGCCGATCGAGCGCTCGATGACTCCCCCGATGCCCGCGGCCTGCGCCGCAGCGAACGCGTCGGCATCCACGAGACCGGCGAAGAGACTGCGCACGCCCGCGGCCTGAAGGGCGGGGGATCCCACTGTGGCGTGCAGGGCGACGGTGACGTCGCCCGATGCTCCGGCGCGTACGTTGTCGCCGGAGTCGCTCACGAACACCGGACGCTTGGCGCCAGAGACGACGAAGTCCAGCGCCGCATCCCAGTCACCGGAGTGGTCGACCACGATGACGAACTCCTCGCGCGCATCCCAGTACGCCTCGGCGAGCGCACGGGCGCAGGCCACGGCGCTCTCGCGCTCCCAGGACGTCACGAGGACGGCGGCGGCGTTGCGGTCTTCATCCGCCCAGGCGAAGCCCACCCAAAGCGCGGCATCGAGGACGCCGTGCTGCTCGATGAGTGGCAGCTGCCGTGCGAACACGGTCGCCCCGGGCTCGACCACCGTGCTCGTGCGCTCGCCCGGCAGGAGCACGGGGACGCGCACCCACGCCTTGTACGGGCGCGTGCCGCGCTCGAGCGTCTCCAGGAGGTTGCGCACAGCGCGATCACGGGTGTCGAGGTTGTCGATGTGGGGCGCGTGGCGGTGGCAGGCGGCGAGATCCACCAGTCGCATGAGCTCTTCGGAGAAATTGCCGTGGGTGTCCATCGACAGCGAGATCACGGCATCCGGGCCGACGACTTCGCGCACCATCGCGACGTACGTCTCCTCCGCGTGCTGACGGCCGAGCACGTTCGCGGCGCCGTGCATCTCGAGGTACACCCCGTCGTAGGGGAGCCCCGTCTCCAGCGCGGTGCGCGTCTCGGCGAGGATGGCGTCGAACGACTCCGGCAGCAGGGGACCGCTCGCGGCGCCCATCGCACGGACGGCGGGGAGCCACGTCACACCGTCGACGATGTCGCCGAGCCGGGCGCGGAAGTTGTACTGCGGGAGCATCTCCTCGCCACGGGTGATGGCGTAGAAGCTCTCGTCGACCGTGCGCAGAGAGAAGGTGCTCTGTTCGC is part of the Microbacterium sp. ET2 genome and harbors:
- a CDS encoding MFS transporter, whose product is MIARDSGKSTLLISVGATVVSSIPAFLIGALFTQINEDIGIPSWSLGVIVATYWVAAALSSAPSGRLTSRAGARRVIILTIIVAIAALAGSALVSPSWQWLLFWAAVGGVSTGLCHPSTNHLINLRVAPERRALAYGIKQSSVPIASFLAGLAIPAISLTLGWRWAYGLAAAAAVVVLTIFFLVGPRRLPKGTVRTNTSVPLTREQRVYFLTLASVTTLGAGSAACASTFGVVSAIEHGMHPAAAGVLFAAAGLTGAFMRIAVGALERGGGKTMRTITLMLAGGFVGSVLMAFTREWAFGVGLVLVLGIGWGWTGLTHYVVGSTAGRATPAATGLVQTGSYLGCAVLPIIGGGIFALWGSTPIWYLSGTMFLVATILAIVVWRRGAPIAT
- a CDS encoding M81 family metallopeptidase; protein product: MSERRIAIAGLHSEQSTFSLRTVDESFYAITRGEEMLPQYNFRARLGDIVDGVTWLPAVRAMGAASGPLLPESFDAILAETRTALETGLPYDGVYLEMHGAANVLGRQHAEETYVAMVREVVGPDAVISLSMDTHGNFSEELMRLVDLAACHRHAPHIDNLDTRDRAVRNLLETLERGTRPYKAWVRVPVLLPGERTSTVVEPGATVFARQLPLIEQHGVLDAALWVGFAWADEDRNAAAVLVTSWERESAVACARALAEAYWDAREEFVIVVDHSGDWDAALDFVVSGAKRPVFVSDSGDNVRAGASGDVTVALHATVGSPALQAAGVRSLFAGLVDADAFAAAQAAGIGGVIERSIGACLDFRYAPAVPGRWTVEGFIEGQYGEGTAGVLVRDGLVSVVIQRTAAPFIAPGDPSSPALRWEGCIHLDTSGYDMVVVKNGYQFPSQLAAAGSSFMAITPGGTDLDMSRLRFQNVWRPVFPLDAEFAADLEPILVEGAAR